From the genome of Roseivivax sp. THAF197b:
ATATCGACCGTGATCCCGGCATCCTCCGTCAGGCGCGACAGCCCCAGCACGACAGAGCGTACGAGCGGCACCAGATCGACGGAGTCCTTGGGCCGCACCCGTTCCTCGGCTTCCACACGGCTCAGCGACAGAAGATCCGCGATCAGGCGGTTCATGCGCTCGGCCTCGGCCGCCATCACGTCGAGAAAGCGCGCGCGCGCCGCCTCGTCGCTGCGTGCAGGCCCCTTCAGCGTCTCGATAAAGGAGGTGAGCGCCGTCAGCGGCGTCTTCAATTCGTGACTGACATTGGCGACGAAATCGCGCCGCATCGCGTTCGATTGCGCAAGCGGCGTCTCGTCCTCGAAGGCGACAAGGACCGCGCCCTCGTCCACCGGCCCGACGGCGACCTTGAAGGTCGTGTCCTGTTCCCCGTCATTGGTCAGATAGCCGGCCGTGCGCGCCTGCGCATCGCGCATGACCGCCTCGACCGCATCGAGAACGCCCGGCTGGCGCAGGGCGGTGATGAAGTGGCGTCCCTCGATCGTCGGGCCCAGAAGCGCCTTGGCGGCCGCATTGGCGGCCTCGATCCGCTCGTCCCGGCGGATGATCAGGGCAGGCAGCGGCAGCGCATCCAGGATCGACTTCGGTGTCATGACATCAGGCCGCCCCGGACCGCGCCGCAGCCAGCCCCGCATCGAACGCCGCCAGCAGCGCTTCGGGCTCCTCGAGGCCGACGGAGACGCGGAAGAAGCCTTCGGAAATGCCGAGCTTCGCCCGCGCCTCGGGGCTCAGCGCCCGGTGCGACGAGGACGCGGGATGCGACAGCGTCGTGCTCACATCACCCAGCGTCGGCGCAAAGGCCAGCACGTCCGCGCCCTTGGTAAAGGCATTGGCCGCAGCGCGCCCGCCTTCGATCTCGAAACTGACCATGTTGCAGCCCTGCCCCTTCAGGAGCCCTTGCGCGCGATCCCGGTCCGGGTGATCCGCCCGCGTCGGGTAGAGAACGCGCGTCACACCCGCCTGCCCGGCCAGATGCGCCGCCAGCCGCTCCGCCGTCTCCTGCGTGCGGGCAAAGCGCAGACCGAAGGTCATGAGACCCCGTTCCGCGAGCCAGCAATCGAAGGGCGACGGCGTCATGCCCGTCGTGACCGCGAAATCG
Proteins encoded in this window:
- a CDS encoding cell wall metabolism sensor histidine kinase WalK, yielding MTPKSILDALPLPALIIRRDERIEAANAAAKALLGPTIEGRHFITALRQPGVLDAVEAVMRDAQARTAGYLTNDGEQDTTFKVAVGPVDEGAVLVAFEDETPLAQSNAMRRDFVANVSHELKTPLTALTSFIETLKGPARSDEAARARFLDVMAAEAERMNRLIADLLSLSRVEAEERVRPKDSVDLVPLVRSVVLGLSRLTEDAGITVDIIAPEAAPVRGDADQLRQVLVNLLENAIKYSGSDARVSITLTGPAFEARLRGDGVRLSVRDTGPGLDPQHLPRLTERFYRVDSHRSREKGGTGLGLAIVKHIVNRHRGRIHLMSEPGQGLEVRIVLPC